One window from the genome of Nocardioides panaciterrulae encodes:
- a CDS encoding inorganic diphosphatase: MEFDVLVEIPKGQRNKYEVDHHSGRIRLDRTLFTSTQYPADYGYIEDTLGLDGDPLDALVILQEPTFPGCLIKCRAIGMFRMTDEAGGDDKVLCVPATDPRLEHLRDVSHVSKFDRLEIQHFFEVYKDLEPGKSVEGAEWVGRTEAEAEVNASFERYKTAPEAGAAH, encoded by the coding sequence ATGGAGTTCGACGTCCTGGTGGAGATCCCCAAGGGTCAGCGCAACAAGTACGAGGTCGACCACCACAGTGGCCGCATCCGTCTGGACCGGACCCTCTTCACGTCCACGCAGTACCCCGCCGACTACGGCTACATCGAGGACACCCTCGGCCTGGACGGCGACCCGCTGGACGCCCTGGTGATCCTCCAGGAGCCCACGTTCCCGGGTTGCCTGATCAAGTGCCGGGCGATCGGCATGTTCCGCATGACCGACGAGGCCGGCGGCGACGACAAGGTGCTGTGCGTCCCCGCGACCGACCCGCGCCTGGAGCACCTGCGCGACGTCAGCCACGTGTCGAAGTTCGACCGCCTGGAGATCCAGCACTTCTTCGAGGTCTACAAGGACCTCGAGCCCGGCAAGTCCGTCGAGGGCGCGGAGTGGGTCGGCCGGACCGAGGCCGAGGCCGAGGTCAACGCCTCCTTCGAGCGCTACAAGACCGCGCCGGAGGCCGGCGCCGCTCACTGA
- a CDS encoding zinc-dependent metalloprotease has product MTRSNARSTAQHAGEPGTGADGRAGAGADVRAMVDWDLAVSLGSRLAGDGPAVTRDEAASVVAELRAGAERSTGLVRDFTGLVAAERTAPVAVVDRPGWIQANADSFATILSPVVERLAAKKGRPGGVALAVGSRVTGAEVGGLLGFLAGKVLGQFDPFFGDAGRLLLVAPNIVHVERELQARPHDFRLWVCLHEETHRVQFTAVPWMRDHLRGEMEKIADTLEPTRLLDDGVKRIGEALRAARSGAGGGGSLIDVLGTPQQKEIVDRVTGVMSLLEGHADVVMDGVGPQVIPSVAAIRRSFDQRRKGVGALDRVLRKLLGLDAKMAQYRNGATFVRGVVAKVGMAEFNAVWDRPENLPTRAEIAEPSAWVSRVL; this is encoded by the coding sequence ATGACTCGGTCCAACGCGCGGTCCACCGCACAGCACGCCGGCGAGCCCGGGACCGGAGCCGACGGCCGCGCAGGTGCCGGGGCTGACGTCCGTGCCATGGTCGACTGGGACCTCGCGGTCTCCCTCGGGTCGCGGCTGGCCGGCGACGGCCCCGCAGTCACCAGGGACGAGGCCGCCTCGGTGGTGGCCGAGCTGCGGGCGGGGGCCGAGCGCTCGACCGGCCTGGTCCGCGACTTCACGGGGCTGGTCGCGGCGGAGCGGACCGCACCGGTCGCCGTCGTCGACCGTCCCGGCTGGATCCAGGCCAACGCCGACAGCTTCGCCACGATCCTCTCGCCGGTCGTCGAGCGGCTGGCCGCCAAGAAGGGCCGGCCGGGCGGCGTCGCGCTGGCCGTGGGGTCCCGGGTCACCGGTGCCGAGGTCGGGGGGCTGCTCGGCTTCCTCGCCGGCAAGGTGCTCGGGCAGTTCGACCCGTTCTTCGGCGACGCCGGCCGGCTGCTCCTGGTGGCGCCCAACATCGTGCACGTGGAGCGCGAACTGCAGGCGCGCCCGCACGACTTCCGGCTGTGGGTCTGCCTGCACGAGGAGACCCACCGGGTGCAGTTCACCGCGGTGCCGTGGATGCGCGACCACCTGCGCGGCGAGATGGAGAAGATCGCCGACACCCTCGAGCCGACCCGGCTCCTCGACGACGGCGTGAAGCGGATCGGCGAGGCGCTGCGCGCCGCACGGTCCGGAGCCGGGGGCGGGGGCAGCCTGATCGACGTGCTCGGCACGCCCCAGCAGAAGGAGATCGTCGACCGGGTCACCGGCGTGATGTCGCTGCTCGAGGGGCACGCCGACGTCGTGATGGACGGCGTGGGCCCCCAGGTGATCCCCTCGGTCGCCGCCATCCGCCGCAGCTTCGACCAGCGCCGCAAGGGCGTGGGCGCCCTGGACCGGGTGCTGCGCAAGCTGCTCGGCCTCGACGCGAAGATGGCGCAGTACCGCAACGGCGCGACGTTCGTCCGCGGCGTGGTCGCCAAGGTCGGGATGGCGGAGTTCAACGCCGTGTGGGACCGGCCCGAGAACCTCCCCACCCGGGCCGAGATCGCCGAGCCGTCCGCATGGGTCTCCCGGGTGCTGTGA
- the hpt gene encoding hypoxanthine phosphoribosyltransferase, with protein sequence MDASHVEDDLVNVLFTEAQIQERLGELAREIEQDYEGKDLLIVGILRGAVMVMADLARSFGRHLEMDWMAVSSYGSGTKSSGVVRILKDLDTDISGRHVVIVDEIIDTGLTLSWLTSNLSSRSPASVEICTLLRKPEALQMPVEVKYVGWDIPNEFVVGYGLDYRERYRNLRDIGTLAPHVYS encoded by the coding sequence ATGGACGCGTCCCACGTGGAAGACGACCTCGTCAACGTGCTGTTCACCGAGGCGCAGATCCAGGAGCGCCTCGGCGAGCTCGCCCGGGAGATCGAGCAGGACTACGAGGGCAAGGACCTGCTCATCGTCGGCATCCTGCGGGGTGCGGTGATGGTGATGGCCGACCTGGCCCGCAGCTTCGGCCGGCACCTGGAGATGGACTGGATGGCGGTGTCGTCCTACGGCTCCGGCACCAAGTCCAGCGGGGTGGTGCGCATCCTCAAGGACCTCGACACCGACATCTCCGGGCGCCACGTGGTCATCGTCGACGAGATCATCGACACCGGGCTGACGCTCTCCTGGCTGACCTCGAACCTCTCCTCGCGCAGCCCCGCGAGCGTCGAGATCTGCACGCTGCTGCGCAAGCCCGAGGCGCTGCAGATGCCGGTCGAGGTGAAGTACGTCGGCTGGGACATCCCCAACGAGTTCGTCGTGGGCTACGGCCTGGACTACCGCGAGCGCTACCGCAACCTGCGCGACATCGGCACCCTCGCCCCCCACGTCTACTCCTGA
- a CDS encoding Ig-like domain-containing protein, with amino-acid sequence MSRNRPLAAALLLPLAAAGLVATGVSPTAAVQAHLAPQAATTGTYLIQGVVADTSGHYLDDVSVEAISDGKVVASALTYASPRDDGPQHGYFFLEVRATGSYTVTLSRAGYRGAAVAAEVGRRHRTDSLGEIDLARKPVATKTTARLNTARISTSDKGRVTITVSTGATARPTGAVEVRSGRKVLGSDSLTASDRGRVTVGLSRLDAGTYHLTASYAGSRKQALRASASSAVTLQVVRVRHHHRPNAW; translated from the coding sequence ATGTCTCGGAACCGCCCCCTCGCCGCCGCGCTGCTCCTGCCCCTGGCCGCGGCCGGCCTCGTCGCGACCGGCGTCTCGCCGACCGCCGCGGTCCAGGCCCACCTCGCCCCGCAGGCCGCCACCACCGGCACCTACCTGATCCAGGGCGTCGTCGCCGACACCTCGGGCCACTACCTCGACGACGTCTCCGTCGAGGCGATCAGCGACGGCAAGGTGGTCGCCTCCGCCCTGACCTACGCCAGCCCCCGCGACGACGGCCCGCAGCACGGCTACTTCTTCCTCGAGGTCCGCGCCACCGGGTCCTACACCGTGACCCTCAGCCGGGCGGGCTACCGCGGCGCCGCCGTCGCGGCCGAGGTGGGCCGCCGCCACCGCACGGACTCCCTCGGCGAGATCGACCTCGCGCGCAAGCCGGTCGCGACCAAGACCACCGCGCGGCTGAACACCGCCAGGATCAGCACCTCCGACAAGGGCCGGGTCACGATCACCGTCAGCACCGGCGCCACCGCGAGGCCCACCGGTGCCGTGGAGGTCCGCAGCGGGCGGAAGGTGCTCGGCTCCGACAGCCTCACCGCCTCCGACCGCGGCCGCGTCACCGTCGGGCTGAGCAGGCTCGATGCCGGCACCTACCACCTGACCGCGTCGTACGCCGGCTCGAGGAAGCAGGCCCTCCGCGCCTCGGCGTCCTCCGCGGTCACCCTGCAGGTGGTCCGGGTCCGGCACCACCACCGGCCGAACGCCTGGTGA
- the dacB gene encoding D-alanyl-D-alanine carboxypeptidase/D-alanyl-D-alanine endopeptidase yields MARRDPRHVGRTGRGGDRWLHLLPVLLVLGVLAATAVVWQLDGEAGAPAGPLSVPPPAGVTLPPAAVPSPVADPVAATALDARSVRRALAHDLDDRELGSHVRALVTPLDGGDPAFVSGHGVATPASTMKLLTTTAALATMGPDHTFTTRVVDQGAGRIVLVGGGDPYLASRPAGGTAYPPRADVVTLARRTADALAQAGEKRVRLGYDNTLFSGPAVDPHWPADYIPDGVVAPISALWVDEGRPASGFGRVADPARAAADAFAAALVRAGIHVTGRPRPQRAAADAPTLATVESAPLSEIVEEILTVSDNEGAEVLGHHVGLATGGEGSFRDGARGVERTLSGLGVPLTGARIHDGSGLSRQDRLDPATLAAVLVLAADPAHPDLRAVVTGLPVAGFTGSLTSRFDQADPVADGHVRAKTGTLSGVSALAGITTDLDGDPMVFVLMADRIRLQDTLGARAALDDLAAGLADCHCGG; encoded by the coding sequence GTGGCTCGACGTGATCCACGCCACGTCGGCCGGACCGGCCGCGGCGGTGACCGCTGGCTGCACCTGCTGCCGGTCCTGCTGGTGCTGGGCGTGCTCGCCGCCACCGCGGTCGTCTGGCAGCTCGACGGCGAGGCGGGCGCACCCGCGGGCCCCCTGTCGGTCCCGCCGCCGGCCGGCGTCACGCTGCCCCCCGCCGCGGTCCCCAGCCCGGTTGCCGACCCGGTCGCGGCCACCGCGCTGGACGCCCGCAGCGTGCGCCGGGCGCTGGCCCACGACCTCGACGACCGCGAGCTCGGCAGCCACGTGCGCGCGCTGGTCACCCCGCTCGATGGCGGCGACCCGGCCTTCGTCAGCGGGCACGGCGTGGCCACCCCGGCCTCGACGATGAAGCTGCTGACCACGACCGCGGCGCTCGCGACGATGGGCCCCGACCACACCTTCACCACCCGGGTCGTCGACCAGGGCGCCGGGCGGATCGTGCTCGTCGGCGGCGGGGACCCGTACCTCGCGAGCCGCCCCGCCGGTGGGACGGCCTACCCGCCGCGCGCCGACGTGGTCACCCTGGCCCGTCGTACGGCGGACGCCCTGGCCCAGGCCGGCGAGAAGCGCGTGCGGCTCGGCTACGACAACACGCTGTTCTCCGGCCCGGCCGTCGACCCGCACTGGCCGGCCGACTACATCCCCGACGGCGTGGTCGCGCCCATCTCGGCGCTGTGGGTCGACGAGGGGCGCCCCGCCAGCGGGTTCGGCCGGGTCGCGGACCCCGCCCGAGCCGCCGCCGACGCCTTCGCCGCGGCCCTGGTCCGGGCCGGGATCCACGTGACGGGACGGCCGAGGCCGCAGCGGGCGGCCGCCGACGCGCCGACCCTCGCGACCGTGGAGAGCGCGCCGCTGTCGGAGATCGTCGAGGAGATCCTCACCGTCAGCGACAACGAGGGGGCCGAGGTGCTGGGCCACCACGTCGGGCTGGCCACCGGCGGCGAGGGTTCGTTCCGCGACGGCGCCCGCGGGGTGGAGCGGACCCTCAGCGGGCTGGGGGTGCCGCTGACCGGCGCGCGGATCCACGACGGCAGCGGGCTGTCCCGCCAGGACCGCCTCGACCCGGCCACCCTGGCCGCGGTGCTGGTGCTGGCCGCGGACCCCGCCCACCCGGACCTGCGGGCGGTGGTGACCGGGCTCCCGGTGGCCGGGTTCACCGGGTCGCTGACGTCCCGGTTCGACCAGGCCGACCCGGTGGCCGACGGGCACGTGCGGGCCAAGACCGGGACCCTGAGCGGCGTGTCCGCGCTGGCGGGGATCACCACTGACCTCGACGGCGACCCGATGGTCTTCGTGCTGATGGCCGACCGGATCCGGCTGCAGGACACCCTCGGTGCCCGAGCGGCCCTCGACGACCTCGCCGCCGGGCTGGCCGACTGCCACTGCGGCGGGTGA
- the tilS gene encoding tRNA lysidine(34) synthetase TilS, which produces MSLHPAVAAVRLAVRRGLADLEPGATVLVACSGGADSTALLAATVFEARGAGWRVVGATVDHGLQAGSAGVADRVVARMAALGTDETLTARVRVEGAGLGPEAAARRARYAVLGQVRESVGADAVLLGHTRDDQAETVLLGLARGSGGRSLAGMRRGFDHYRRPLLDLSREDTLAACRAEGLEVWEDPHNADPGFARVRVRRTVLPVLERELGPGVAATLARTADQLRVDMDFLHDLAEAEHAALRGEGGSLPVAALLERAAAVRRRVLRLAALAAGAPASELFHDHVLAVDALLTHWHGQKWVELPGHVRCARREGRLWFTGEPG; this is translated from the coding sequence ATGAGCCTGCACCCCGCGGTGGCGGCGGTCCGGCTCGCCGTACGCCGGGGCCTCGCCGACCTCGAGCCGGGGGCGACCGTGCTGGTGGCCTGCTCCGGCGGCGCGGACTCCACCGCCCTGCTCGCTGCGACCGTGTTCGAGGCCCGCGGGGCCGGCTGGCGGGTGGTCGGCGCGACCGTCGACCACGGGCTGCAGGCGGGGTCCGCCGGCGTCGCGGACCGGGTCGTGGCGCGGATGGCGGCGCTCGGCACCGACGAGACCCTGACCGCGCGGGTCCGGGTCGAGGGCGCCGGGCTCGGGCCGGAGGCGGCCGCCCGCCGGGCGCGGTACGCCGTGCTCGGCCAGGTGCGCGAGTCGGTCGGCGCGGACGCGGTGCTGCTCGGGCACACCCGCGACGACCAGGCCGAGACCGTGCTGCTGGGGCTGGCGCGGGGTTCCGGCGGCCGGTCCCTGGCCGGGATGCGCCGCGGCTTCGACCACTACCGGCGCCCCCTGCTCGACCTGTCCCGGGAGGACACCCTCGCCGCCTGCCGGGCCGAGGGGCTCGAGGTCTGGGAGGACCCGCACAACGCCGACCCCGGGTTCGCCCGGGTCCGGGTGCGGCGCACCGTGCTGCCGGTGCTCGAGCGCGAGCTCGGGCCGGGGGTCGCCGCGACGCTGGCCCGGACCGCCGACCAGCTGCGCGTCGACATGGACTTCCTCCACGACCTGGCCGAGGCCGAGCACGCCGCGCTGCGCGGGGAGGGCGGGTCGCTGCCGGTGGCCGCGCTCCTCGAGCGCGCGGCCGCCGTACGCCGCCGCGTGCTCCGGCTCGCGGCCCTCGCGGCGGGGGCGCCGGCCTCGGAGCTCTTCCACGACCACGTCCTGGCCGTCGACGCGCTGCTCACCCACTGGCACGGCCAGAAGTGGGTGGAACTCCCGGGACACGTGCGCTGCGCGCGACGTGAGGGACGGCTGTGGTTCACCGGGGAGCCCGGCTAG